In Bacillus sp. Cs-700, one genomic interval encodes:
- a CDS encoding DUF1189 domain-containing protein, producing MNVFKQLYYSLFSPKMMARFRFQKLGKPILYVFLLMLLSSVPIGIITAVSFTNAYEDLKTHMGDLPEFTLEDGTLKSDQTEPLIKKEDGNTFIFDATDEIKPDDVNSYESAIAFLKDRIIVMDSGSRQEFNYSNFSSMTFTKQDVNELTQNLDSLLPIFIPLLIFVVYLFQTGLKFIGITVLATIGLLLKSLAGRKASYKQLWVLSVYAVTIPTLFFTIMALVKTTVPFGFLLYWFVAIMLLYLTIKEIPLPKKRVTNERPNSPE from the coding sequence TTGAACGTTTTTAAACAACTGTATTATAGCTTATTTTCTCCAAAAATGATGGCGCGATTCCGTTTTCAAAAACTAGGGAAACCAATATTGTATGTGTTTCTACTAATGCTACTTTCTTCTGTACCTATAGGGATTATTACCGCGGTTTCGTTTACCAATGCTTACGAAGACCTTAAAACACATATGGGAGATTTACCTGAATTCACTTTAGAAGATGGCACACTAAAAAGTGACCAAACTGAACCACTTATAAAAAAAGAAGATGGAAACACATTTATTTTTGATGCTACAGATGAAATAAAGCCCGACGATGTTAATTCCTATGAATCGGCTATTGCGTTCCTAAAAGATCGAATTATCGTAATGGATAGTGGGTCAAGACAAGAGTTTAATTATAGTAATTTCAGTTCAATGACTTTTACAAAACAAGATGTAAATGAACTCACGCAAAATTTAGATAGCTTGCTTCCAATCTTTATCCCACTCTTAATCTTTGTCGTCTATTTATTCCAGACTGGTCTCAAATTTATCGGAATTACCGTTCTAGCGACAATCGGTTTATTATTAAAGTCACTCGCGGGTAGAAAAGCATCTTATAAACAACTCTGGGTCCTATCGGTTTATGCCGTTACGATTCCAACTCTTTTCTTTACTATTATGGCGTTAGTAAAAACAACCGTCCCATTTGGATTTCTTCTCTATTGGTTTGTAGCCATCATGCTACTCTATCTAACCATTAAGGAAATTCCTCTTCCGAAAAAACGTGTAACGAATGAAAGACCTAATTCACCTGAGTAA
- a CDS encoding methionine biosynthesis PLP-dependent protein, producing MSNNHYETLLVQLGNKSDPQTGAVNPPVYFSTSYRHEGIGQSTGFDYSRTKNPTRSILESAVNELEHGDQGFAFSSGMAAIQSIISLFKTGDHILVSDDLYGGTYRLFAHAEKHFNLSFTYFDSQNIDSIAPLITPSTRAIFIENPSNPLMKLTDIEEIVTIANTHNLLSIVDNTLFTPLLQNPLLLGADIVIHSATKYLGGHNDVLAGLVIAKGEKLCAEIEQYQNGAGAVLSPFDSWLLIRGMKTLSLRLKQHEENARAIATYLRSHDAISDVFYPEKGGMLSFRLQSEAWVDPFLRNLKLITFAESLGGVESFITYPATQTHADIPEKIRLEKGVCNRLLRFSVGIEQINDLVKDLDQTLATLMEDGVRHDY from the coding sequence ATGTCAAATAACCATTACGAAACGCTACTTGTTCAACTAGGTAATAAATCAGATCCACAAACAGGCGCTGTAAATCCTCCAGTTTATTTTTCCACTTCCTATAGGCATGAAGGAATTGGTCAATCAACAGGGTTTGATTATTCAAGAACAAAAAACCCTACTCGTTCGATTCTAGAGTCTGCAGTAAATGAACTCGAACATGGTGACCAGGGCTTCGCATTTAGTTCCGGCATGGCGGCCATCCAATCGATTATATCTTTATTTAAAACCGGAGATCATATACTCGTTTCAGATGACCTATATGGTGGCACATATCGATTATTTGCTCATGCAGAAAAGCATTTTAACTTATCATTCACCTATTTTGACAGCCAAAATATTGATAGCATCGCACCATTAATAACTCCTTCCACTAGGGCAATCTTTATCGAAAACCCTTCAAACCCCCTAATGAAGTTAACCGATATTGAAGAGATTGTGACGATTGCCAACACACACAATTTATTGTCAATCGTAGACAATACGTTATTCACTCCTCTTCTACAAAACCCACTTTTACTAGGGGCTGATATCGTTATTCATAGCGCAACGAAATACCTTGGGGGTCACAATGATGTGCTTGCAGGACTTGTCATTGCCAAAGGTGAAAAGCTCTGTGCTGAGATTGAACAATATCAAAACGGTGCTGGAGCGGTTCTTTCTCCGTTCGACTCCTGGCTCCTCATTCGAGGAATGAAGACATTATCTCTTCGACTAAAGCAACATGAGGAGAATGCTCGAGCTATCGCAACATACTTAAGAAGTCACGACGCAATATCTGACGTCTTCTATCCTGAAAAAGGCGGTATGCTGTCGTTTCGATTACAGTCTGAAGCATGGGTTGATCCATTTCTAAGGAACTTGAAACTGATTACCTTTGCGGAAAGTCTTGGAGGCGTTGAGAGCTTTATTACTTATCCAGCCACACAAACACACGCCGATATCCCAGAAAAGATCAGACTCGAAAAAGGTGTTTGTAATCGACTTCTCAGATTTTCGGTAGGAATTGAACAAATCAATGATTTAGTGAAAGATTTGGATCAAACGCTAGCAACTTTGATGGAGGATGGTGTGCGACATGACTACTAA
- a CDS encoding MFS transporter gives MKVIKHMIGEIEVTKDLLLLLTIGGLYALSIALSNTFVNVYLWKQSGEFADIGIYNLSAVISQPLTFILAGRWAKKMDRVIVLRIGVIFLALFYITVLSLGQNASHLLVLLGSLLGIGFGFYWLAFNVLTFEITEPETRDFFNGFLGLLTSFAGMIGPIFAGVIISSLEAFTGYKVIFGVSLALFFAAVILSFFLERRSAKGNFSFTRIFQERKANADWLNILHAHFFQGIREGTFIFIIVVLVFITTESELAIGTFGLVNSAVSFLAYYLATRLIKPRFRKKAILYGGLILYASVFLLVTDLTFARLLMYGVCISLAYPLLLVPYISLTYDVIGKAWNAAEMRIEYIVVREVYLNLGRIVSILLFLLTVSLFNDEKSIPILLLIVGAGHTFIYLFVRKLQSTSATVAEPSPDPLQ, from the coding sequence ATGAAAGTGATAAAACATATGATTGGTGAGATAGAAGTAACAAAAGATCTGTTGTTATTGCTAACAATCGGTGGTTTATATGCCCTGAGCATTGCACTTTCAAATACGTTTGTGAATGTGTATTTGTGGAAGCAATCCGGAGAGTTTGCTGATATCGGTATATATAACCTTTCCGCTGTTATTAGCCAGCCACTTACCTTTATTCTTGCAGGCAGGTGGGCGAAGAAAATGGATAGAGTGATCGTCTTACGAATAGGCGTCATTTTTCTAGCCCTCTTTTATATAACGGTCCTTTCTTTAGGTCAAAATGCGAGTCATTTATTGGTCTTACTTGGCTCCTTACTTGGGATTGGGTTTGGGTTTTATTGGCTAGCGTTTAATGTGTTAACATTTGAAATTACTGAGCCAGAAACGAGGGATTTTTTTAATGGTTTTCTGGGCTTACTAACTTCTTTTGCAGGTATGATTGGTCCGATTTTTGCGGGTGTGATAATTTCCAGTCTCGAAGCATTTACGGGATATAAGGTGATTTTTGGAGTTTCACTGGCCTTGTTTTTTGCAGCCGTCATCTTAAGTTTCTTTCTTGAACGACGATCGGCAAAAGGCAACTTTTCATTTACCCGAATTTTCCAAGAGAGAAAAGCGAATGCCGATTGGCTCAATATATTGCATGCACATTTTTTTCAAGGGATAAGAGAAGGTACCTTTATTTTTATTATCGTCGTTCTTGTTTTTATAACGACGGAAAGTGAACTTGCTATCGGTACATTCGGACTTGTAAACTCCGCAGTTTCCTTTTTAGCGTATTACTTGGCGACCCGTCTAATAAAACCAAGGTTTCGAAAAAAAGCAATCTTATATGGAGGGCTAATTCTTTATGCATCGGTATTCTTACTTGTAACAGATCTAACATTTGCACGATTGTTAATGTACGGTGTTTGTATCTCTCTTGCCTATCCATTACTTCTTGTTCCGTACATTTCACTAACTTATGATGTCATTGGTAAAGCATGGAATGCTGCAGAAATGCGTATTGAGTATATTGTTGTTCGAGAGGTTTACTTAAACCTGGGTCGAATTGTATCAATCCTTTTATTCCTACTAACAGTGTCGCTGTTTAACGATGAAAAAAGCATTCCAATTTTGTTATTAATAGTTGGAGCGGGACATACGTTTATTTACCTGTTCGTAAGAAAACTTCAATCGACTTCAGCAACCGTGGCAGAACCGTCTCCTGACCCATTACAATAG
- a CDS encoding superoxide dismutase, with the protein MAKFELPELPYDYNALEPHIDEETMKIHHDKHHNAYVTKLNGALEGHEEHASKSLEELLGNLDALPEGIRTAVRNNGGGHANHSLFWQLLSPNGGGEPSGDLSEALKKKFGSFESFKEDFANAAAGRFGSGWAWLVVKGGELEVTSTPNQDTPVMEGVTPILGLDVWEHAYYLKYQNKRPDYISAFWNVVNWDEVAKRYEAAK; encoded by the coding sequence ATGGCTAAATTTGAACTACCAGAACTACCTTACGACTACAATGCACTAGAACCACACATCGATGAAGAAACAATGAAGATCCACCATGACAAGCACCATAACGCATATGTAACAAAACTAAATGGTGCACTCGAAGGTCATGAAGAACACGCATCAAAAAGCCTTGAAGAACTTCTTGGCAATCTAGATGCACTTCCTGAAGGCATTCGTACTGCTGTTCGTAACAATGGTGGCGGACATGCTAACCACTCACTTTTCTGGCAACTTCTTAGCCCTAACGGCGGCGGAGAACCGTCAGGTGATTTAAGCGAAGCGCTTAAAAAGAAATTTGGTAGCTTTGAAAGCTTTAAAGAAGATTTCGCTAACGCTGCTGCTGGTCGCTTTGGCTCAGGCTGGGCTTGGCTTGTAGTAAAAGGCGGAGAGCTTGAAGTAACAAGCACTCCTAACCAGGATACTCCAGTCATGGAAGGTGTTACACCAATCCTTGGATTAGATGTTTGGGAGCATGCTTATTACCTGAAGTATCAAAACAAACGTCCTGATTACATTAGCGCATTTTGGAATGTCGTTAATTGGGATGAAGTTGCTAAGCGTTACGAAGCAGCTAAATAA
- a CDS encoding penicillin-binding protein 2: MKAKNKKNHVPFRLNILFLSVFLLFSTLILRLGVIQIVNGEEYERVSEQTENVTAESTAPRGKMYDRYGRVLVDNNPQFALTYIRTQNTKQAERLELAQTLAEYIEMDTEDVIDRDLKDYWIVTNPEKAKAKLSQKEWEEMESSEAYQLQIERISDKDLEEIKNNPQELEIAAIKRAMDTGYALSSQTIKIGLNEDEIAKVSENLGSLPGIEIQADATREYPYGDTLQTIFGRVGPIPKDGLSYYGLRDYERNDKVGISYLEKEYEEYLKGQKEKQTYVTDKSGEPIGEPKVIEGQRGNDLVLSLDIDLQKEVEKILDEELKDARQYGASRGYVVMMDPNTGEILSFAGKEYNNGEFKDRTFGVIGDSYAMGSTVKGATVLTGYQYGVINPNTTLVDEVLYFKDEGKKSSYTANAMGRISDLVALQRSSNVYMWKIAMSMADYDYAPYESSGYDPAAYDELKESFSQFGLGVKTGVDLPGESSGLNGGISEFGKILDFAIGQYDTYTPMQMAQYTSTIANGGYRIEPHLLKEVHEPSEKDGLSDTILFQNTPEVLNKIKMSEEEVAHVQKGMWMVMNTENGTAGTHYPYFQSDDYQAAGKTGTAQIGDGYNLTLVGYAPYDNPEVAISVVVPEVNDSSSGSVNKKIGGRILDAYFELKNEAKKPIGYEEKETE; the protein is encoded by the coding sequence GTGAAAGCTAAGAATAAGAAAAATCATGTACCTTTTAGGCTAAATATATTATTTTTATCGGTTTTCCTTTTGTTTTCTACCTTAATTCTTCGACTGGGTGTTATTCAGATTGTAAATGGAGAAGAATACGAGCGTGTTTCTGAACAAACGGAAAACGTGACTGCAGAGTCAACTGCACCTCGTGGGAAAATGTATGACCGTTACGGACGAGTTCTTGTAGATAATAATCCGCAGTTTGCTCTTACATATATTCGAACGCAGAATACAAAACAAGCTGAAAGGCTTGAACTAGCTCAAACATTAGCTGAATATATTGAGATGGATACTGAAGATGTTATAGATCGAGATTTAAAAGATTATTGGATTGTCACGAATCCAGAAAAAGCGAAGGCGAAGTTATCCCAAAAAGAATGGGAAGAGATGGAGTCTAGTGAAGCTTATCAGCTACAAATTGAACGCATTAGTGATAAAGATCTAGAAGAAATTAAAAACAATCCACAAGAGCTTGAAATTGCAGCTATAAAAAGAGCAATGGACACTGGTTATGCTTTGTCGTCTCAGACAATTAAAATCGGTTTAAATGAAGATGAAATTGCTAAAGTGAGTGAAAATCTTGGTTCTTTACCAGGCATAGAGATACAAGCAGACGCCACAAGAGAATATCCTTATGGAGACACACTTCAAACCATTTTTGGGAGAGTCGGACCTATTCCTAAAGATGGATTGAGTTATTATGGATTAAGAGATTATGAGCGAAATGACAAAGTTGGCATTAGCTATCTTGAAAAAGAATACGAAGAGTACCTAAAAGGTCAAAAAGAAAAGCAAACTTACGTCACAGATAAATCAGGTGAGCCAATAGGCGAGCCAAAAGTGATTGAAGGACAAAGAGGAAATGATTTGGTACTCTCATTAGACATTGATCTTCAAAAAGAAGTTGAGAAAATTCTTGATGAAGAGCTTAAAGATGCAAGGCAATATGGAGCATCGAGAGGCTATGTTGTGATGATGGATCCAAATACTGGGGAAATCTTGTCGTTTGCAGGTAAAGAGTATAATAATGGCGAGTTCAAAGATCGAACTTTTGGTGTGATTGGAGACTCTTATGCGATGGGATCAACAGTTAAAGGAGCAACGGTTTTAACAGGTTATCAGTATGGAGTAATTAATCCAAATACGACTCTTGTAGATGAAGTCTTATACTTTAAAGATGAAGGTAAAAAGTCATCTTATACAGCTAATGCAATGGGACGTATTTCAGATCTTGTTGCTTTACAAAGATCCTCAAACGTATATATGTGGAAAATAGCGATGAGCATGGCTGATTATGACTACGCCCCATATGAAAGTAGCGGTTATGACCCGGCAGCTTATGATGAGCTAAAAGAATCATTCTCTCAGTTTGGTTTAGGAGTGAAAACAGGAGTTGACTTGCCTGGCGAAAGTTCAGGGTTAAATGGTGGGATAAGTGAATTTGGTAAAATTCTAGATTTTGCGATTGGACAGTACGATACGTATACACCAATGCAAATGGCTCAATATACCTCTACAATTGCAAATGGAGGTTATCGTATTGAACCTCATCTATTAAAAGAAGTCCATGAACCTTCTGAAAAAGATGGTTTGTCTGATACGATTTTGTTCCAAAATACTCCGGAAGTGTTAAACAAAATTAAAATGAGTGAAGAAGAAGTGGCTCATGTCCAAAAGGGAATGTGGATGGTTATGAATACTGAAAATGGTACTGCAGGTACACACTATCCTTACTTCCAAAGTGATGACTATCAAGCAGCTGGAAAGACTGGAACAGCGCAGATTGGAGATGGGTATAATTTAACTCTAGTTGGATATGCTCCTTATGACAATCCTGAAGTTGCGATTTCGGTTGTTGTGCCAGAAGTGAATGATTCTTCTTCTGGTTCCGTGAACAAAAAAATAGGTGGTCGAATTCTGGATGCATATTTTGAACTGAAAAATGAAGCTAAGAAACCAATTGGGTATGAAGAAAAAGAAACTGAATAA
- a CDS encoding DUF456 domain-containing protein, with protein sequence MDILFWCLIVGSFIIAFVGLIYPIIPAVLFIYVGFIMYGVFYDFGSMTFSFWVIQVLLTLLLFVADYASNLFGVKKYGGSKAAIWGSTIGLLVGPFIIPFAGIILGPFIGAVVAELLIHRKPFKESVQVGVGSLLGFLGGAVMKGVLQAIMITVFLVYVL encoded by the coding sequence GTGGATATTCTATTTTGGTGTCTAATCGTTGGTTCATTTATTATCGCATTTGTTGGATTGATTTATCCGATCATTCCAGCGGTCCTATTTATTTATGTTGGCTTTATTATGTATGGCGTATTTTATGATTTCGGATCAATGACGTTTTCTTTCTGGGTTATTCAGGTATTGCTTACCCTTTTATTATTTGTGGCAGATTATGCGAGTAATTTATTTGGTGTTAAAAAGTATGGAGGATCAAAAGCTGCCATTTGGGGTAGTACGATCGGTTTGTTAGTTGGACCGTTCATCATTCCATTTGCGGGAATAATTCTTGGCCCATTTATAGGCGCAGTGGTAGCAGAGTTGCTGATTCATCGAAAACCATTCAAGGAGTCGGTGCAAGTTGGAGTAGGATCTTTGCTTGGTTTCCTTGGTGGTGCAGTTATGAAAGGGGTTCTGCAAGCCATCATGATTACCGTATTTTTGGTGTATGTTTTGTAG
- a CDS encoding Na/Pi cotransporter family protein: MELNVQEMIFQFVGGLGIFLFGLKYMGDGLQRSAGDRLRDILDRFTTNPFMGVLAGVIVTILIQSSSGTTVLTVGLVNAGFMTLKQAIGVVMGANIGTTVTAFIIGFPIKDYALPIIAIGSLLIFFFKNKKINYAGQIVFGFGALFFGLELMSTGMKPLRSLEAFQELTVSMSSNPLLGVVIGTVFTVIVQSSSATIGVLQGLYSQNAMDIQAALPVLFGDNIGTTITAVLASIGASVAARRTALTHVIFNLIGTAIFLIFLFAYTPFIEYLRDALNLTPEMTIAFGHGIFNITNTVIQFPFIAGLAYLVTKIIPGDDATIEYKPKHLDPVFIERSPSVALGQAKEEVIRMSEFAYKGVKEASNYLISKGQKSAEKTAQYEEAINNLDTKITDYLIQLSATSLSGDESTRHGMLMDSVRDIERIGDHMENIVELVDYQISNKVKMTDVAMKDLDEMFNLTLSALHEAFDSLDKWDVAKAQEVVKLEDKIDKMERTLRKQHILRLNEGECTGSAGIVFVDIISNLERIGDHAVNIAEAVIGEE; this comes from the coding sequence ATGGAACTCAACGTTCAGGAGATGATCTTTCAGTTTGTGGGAGGTCTTGGTATTTTCCTGTTTGGACTAAAGTATATGGGAGATGGACTTCAACGATCTGCAGGTGATCGATTAAGAGACATTCTTGATCGCTTTACAACGAACCCATTTATGGGTGTGCTAGCCGGGGTCATTGTTACGATTCTCATCCAAAGTAGTTCAGGGACAACGGTTTTAACAGTCGGTCTTGTTAATGCAGGATTTATGACTCTCAAGCAAGCGATTGGTGTTGTAATGGGAGCTAACATTGGAACAACTGTTACAGCATTTATTATTGGTTTTCCTATTAAAGATTACGCTCTACCAATCATTGCTATTGGTTCTCTATTAATTTTCTTCTTTAAAAACAAGAAAATTAATTACGCAGGGCAAATTGTTTTTGGTTTTGGTGCGTTATTCTTTGGACTTGAATTAATGAGTACAGGAATGAAGCCACTTAGAAGTCTTGAGGCTTTCCAAGAACTCACAGTGAGCATGAGTTCAAACCCGCTATTAGGCGTTGTAATTGGTACGGTATTTACGGTTATTGTGCAAAGCTCTAGTGCTACAATTGGTGTATTACAAGGACTTTATTCACAAAATGCTATGGATATCCAAGCTGCGTTACCAGTTCTCTTCGGAGATAATATCGGTACAACAATTACAGCAGTGCTTGCTTCTATCGGTGCTTCTGTAGCCGCTCGACGTACAGCACTAACTCACGTTATTTTTAATTTAATTGGAACGGCGATCTTCTTGATCTTCTTATTTGCCTACACGCCGTTCATTGAATACTTGAGAGATGCATTAAACTTAACACCAGAAATGACGATTGCATTTGGTCACGGGATCTTTAACATTACAAATACTGTGATCCAATTCCCGTTCATTGCTGGACTTGCTTATCTTGTAACGAAAATAATTCCTGGTGATGATGCAACGATAGAATATAAACCGAAGCATCTTGATCCAGTATTCATCGAGCGTTCTCCTTCTGTTGCTTTAGGACAGGCTAAAGAAGAAGTGATTCGAATGAGTGAATTTGCTTATAAAGGTGTTAAGGAAGCATCCAACTACTTAATATCTAAAGGTCAGAAGAGCGCAGAAAAAACCGCTCAGTATGAAGAAGCCATTAACAATTTGGATACTAAGATTACAGACTACCTTATTCAGCTATCTGCAACTTCTCTGTCAGGTGATGAGTCAACACGTCACGGTATGTTAATGGACTCTGTTCGTGATATCGAGCGTATTGGCGATCATATGGAGAATATCGTTGAATTGGTTGATTATCAAATCAGCAATAAAGTAAAAATGACTGACGTTGCCATGAAAGACCTTGATGAAATGTTCAATCTAACCCTTTCTGCACTTCATGAAGCCTTTGATTCACTTGATAAATGGGATGTAGCGAAGGCACAGGAAGTTGTGAAACTGGAAGATAAAATTGACAAAATGGAACGAACGCTTCGTAAACAGCATATCCTTCGCCTAAATGAAGGAGAATGTACTGGAAGTGCTGGAATCGTTTTTGTTGATATCATCAGTAACCTTGAGCGTATTGGTGATCATGCGGTAAATATCGCAGAAGCCGTTATTGGAGAAGAATAA
- the metC gene encoding cystathionine beta-lyase: protein MTTNSYTFQTKLLHNDHKFDKSTGAVSVPIQQASTFHQLDFDQPGKYDYSRSGNPTREALEETIADLEGGVRGFAFASGMAAIATSFMLLSQNDHVLISEDVYGGTYRMIHDVLCRFGISHTFVDMTDLNQVANGIQSNTKVIYIETPSNPLLKVTDIQAVVKLAKANNCLTFVDNTFMTPALQRPLDFGADIVLHSATKFIAGHSDVVAGLAAVKNEKLGENLAFLQNSFGSILSAHDSWLVLRGLKTLHCRLEQSSRSAFRLAHALLKEPLVEEVYYPGFSFHQGHSTHLYQAAGPGAVLSFRLPDENAVRLFTKNVQLPVYAVSLGAVESILSYPARMSHASMSAAERNKRGITDGLLRLSVGLENADDLLQDFKQGFAAITKLYAPTAGGDKG from the coding sequence ATGACTACTAATTCATATACATTTCAAACAAAACTTCTTCACAACGATCATAAATTTGATAAAAGCACTGGTGCTGTCAGTGTTCCAATCCAACAAGCATCTACCTTTCATCAATTGGATTTTGATCAGCCAGGAAAATATGATTATAGCCGCTCTGGTAACCCTACCCGTGAAGCTCTAGAAGAAACGATTGCAGACCTTGAAGGTGGCGTTAGGGGGTTTGCATTTGCTTCTGGTATGGCTGCTATCGCTACTTCTTTTATGCTCCTTTCACAAAATGACCATGTTTTGATTTCAGAAGATGTTTATGGCGGAACTTATCGGATGATACACGATGTTCTCTGCAGATTTGGCATTAGTCATACGTTTGTTGATATGACTGATTTAAATCAAGTTGCGAATGGGATTCAATCCAATACAAAAGTAATCTATATCGAGACACCTTCAAACCCATTGCTCAAAGTGACTGATATTCAAGCCGTCGTTAAGTTAGCGAAAGCGAATAATTGTTTAACATTCGTTGATAACACTTTTATGACGCCTGCCCTCCAAAGACCACTGGACTTCGGCGCTGATATCGTTCTTCATAGTGCAACAAAATTTATTGCAGGACATAGCGATGTTGTTGCGGGTCTTGCCGCAGTTAAAAATGAAAAGCTGGGTGAAAACCTTGCTTTTTTACAAAACTCTTTCGGATCCATTTTAAGTGCTCATGATTCCTGGTTAGTTCTTCGCGGATTAAAAACGTTACATTGTCGGCTCGAGCAATCTTCAAGATCGGCTTTCAGACTAGCACACGCACTCCTTAAAGAGCCGCTTGTAGAAGAAGTTTATTATCCTGGATTCTCTTTCCACCAGGGCCATTCGACTCACCTTTACCAGGCAGCGGGTCCTGGGGCTGTTCTTTCTTTTCGACTACCTGATGAAAACGCGGTTCGATTGTTTACAAAGAACGTGCAACTTCCAGTTTACGCTGTTAGTCTTGGTGCGGTTGAATCGATTCTTTCTTATCCAGCTAGGATGTCTCATGCATCAATGTCAGCTGCCGAACGAAACAAACGCGGGATTACAGATGGCTTGTTACGCTTATCTGTGGGGCTTGAGAATGCCGATGATTTGCTTCAAGACTTTAAACAAGGGTTTGCTGCCATTACTAAACTTTACGCTCCTACAGCCGGAGGTGATAAAGGATGA